In Afipia sp. GAS231, a single window of DNA contains:
- a CDS encoding enoyl-CoA hydratase/isomerase family protein, producing the protein MSEDALVTREQRGNISVLTMVYRPYNLLGPKLINAIVGQIEEAQKAGSRAIVLRSGLRHFSAGADLDIFDKRVEQGSGDTGGENRRLNGVEFLRFMELLPIPLVASIHGVCLGGGLELALSCDYIIAASSAKIGSVEATLGLHPLLGGIQRQVQRIGALRAKEMSMLARRYDAPTLEKWGLINLTVPEESLEKATMAIAEEFAQGPTLAHAATKELAYIAVNDGVAAADEAMARVQAPIWASEDLKAGLASFRKNGPGLAKFAGR; encoded by the coding sequence GTGTCCGAGGATGCTTTGGTTACGCGCGAGCAGCGCGGCAATATCTCCGTGTTGACCATGGTTTATCGGCCCTACAATTTGCTGGGGCCGAAGCTCATCAATGCCATCGTCGGACAGATCGAAGAGGCGCAGAAGGCCGGTAGCCGGGCGATCGTCCTTCGCAGCGGGCTGCGGCATTTTTCCGCCGGCGCCGATCTCGATATTTTCGACAAGCGCGTGGAGCAGGGCAGCGGCGATACCGGCGGTGAAAACCGCCGTCTGAACGGCGTCGAGTTTCTCCGCTTCATGGAGTTGCTGCCGATCCCGTTGGTCGCGAGTATCCATGGCGTTTGCCTTGGCGGCGGTCTCGAACTAGCTTTGTCGTGCGACTACATCATTGCAGCATCGTCGGCCAAGATCGGCTCGGTCGAGGCGACGCTTGGGCTGCATCCGCTGCTCGGCGGCATCCAGCGTCAGGTGCAGCGCATCGGCGCGCTGCGGGCCAAGGAGATGTCGATGCTGGCGCGTCGCTATGATGCGCCGACGCTGGAAAAATGGGGCCTGATCAATCTCACGGTTCCGGAGGAATCGCTGGAGAAGGCGACCATGGCGATCGCCGAGGAATTCGCGCAAGGCCCGACGCTTGCGCATGCCGCGACCAAGGAATTGGCCTACATCGCCGTTAATGACGGGGTGGCCGCCGCCGACGAGGCGATGGCAAGGGTACAGGCGCCGATCTGGGCGTCGGAAGATCTGAAGGCCGGCCTTGCCTCGTTCCGCAAGAACGGTCCCGGTCTCGCCAAATTCGCGGGGCGCTAA
- a CDS encoding CaiB/BaiF CoA-transferase family protein, translating into MSGPLNGIRVVDFSRVLAGPLCARTLQDLGAEVIKIEPPSPDVSRFAFPSTDGMSGYYAQQNAGKRNVSINLNAPGAYDLALKLCDSADIVVENFRAGTLGFFGLDYATLSKRNPRLVYASITGYGQGGPWRSRMAYAPTVQAEAGFTENSVRHYGEALTEPRTDSLSHADVYAGLQAVIAILAALHSRQATGQGQYIDVAMAATLLAVNERAHVDLSDEDIGAEPAVLGATDCSFFTGPQGEHFTVATSIIGSRTFPSWLRAMRRVDLMDDPRFSTATARRLNFGALHQIIQSWMLTFPDMATLDAQFDEAKIAMGEIRSIKELTKSDWSDYWGAVQLVPDRSGGEYKLPGRPWRFSSDQLTPIGTPAFQGEHNREVFRELGVSEAELQRLSETGVLVTHRRALEPEAAVKPREPAGQAA; encoded by the coding sequence ATGAGCGGACCTCTCAACGGAATCCGTGTCGTAGATTTCTCCCGCGTGCTCGCCGGTCCACTGTGCGCGCGGACGTTGCAGGATCTCGGCGCCGAGGTCATCAAGATCGAACCGCCAAGCCCGGACGTATCGCGGTTTGCATTTCCATCCACCGACGGAATGTCTGGGTATTATGCGCAGCAGAACGCAGGTAAACGCAACGTCAGCATCAATCTGAACGCACCCGGCGCCTATGATCTGGCGCTAAAGCTCTGCGATAGCGCCGATATCGTGGTGGAAAATTTTCGTGCGGGAACGCTTGGCTTCTTCGGCCTTGACTATGCGACCCTGTCGAAACGAAATCCGCGGTTGGTCTACGCGTCTATCACCGGTTACGGCCAAGGTGGCCCCTGGCGCAGCCGGATGGCTTATGCTCCGACGGTGCAGGCCGAGGCCGGCTTTACCGAGAACAGCGTTCGGCACTATGGTGAGGCCTTGACAGAGCCGCGCACCGACAGTCTGTCGCATGCCGACGTCTATGCTGGATTGCAGGCGGTGATCGCCATCCTCGCAGCGCTCCACAGTCGGCAGGCGACCGGCCAGGGCCAGTATATTGACGTGGCGATGGCAGCGACCTTGCTTGCGGTCAATGAACGCGCGCATGTCGATCTGTCGGATGAGGACATCGGTGCAGAGCCTGCCGTGCTCGGCGCCACCGATTGCTCTTTCTTTACAGGTCCGCAAGGGGAGCATTTCACCGTCGCCACCAGCATTATCGGCAGCCGGACGTTTCCGTCCTGGCTGCGGGCGATGCGGCGCGTCGATTTGATGGACGATCCGCGGTTTTCGACCGCCACGGCCCGGCGGCTGAATTTCGGCGCGTTGCACCAGATCATCCAATCCTGGATGCTGACATTCCCGGACATGGCGACGCTCGACGCACAGTTCGACGAGGCCAAGATCGCGATGGGCGAAATCCGCTCGATCAAGGAGCTGACGAAGTCGGATTGGAGCGACTACTGGGGTGCGGTGCAGCTCGTTCCGGATCGCAGTGGCGGAGAATACAAGCTGCCGGGCCGCCCTTGGCGCTTTTCCAGCGATCAACTGACGCCGATCGGCACTCCGGCTTTCCAGGGCGAACACAACAGAGAGGTGTTTCGCGAGCTGGGTGTGAGCGAGGCGGAATTGCAGCGGCTCTCCGAGACCGGGGTGCTCGTTACGCACCGTCGTGCGCTTGAACCCGAAGCTGCGGTTAAACCACGGGAGCCTGCCGGGCAGGCGGCTTGA
- a CDS encoding helix-turn-helix domain-containing protein gives MKRSFNKECSVARAMEVVGDRWSILLLREAYYGIRRFDEFQYYLGVAPNILSARLKKFVDLGMMTRVPLPQHGGRYDYVLTKKGRDFFPTYLALKKWGDDWLAEPAGPQVVFRDRSSGRQIEYPTPLSARGKPLELEDIEIVAGSGAVPFNRKRFGAQRPLAKVKPDRAGRVPRKSVSDKDK, from the coding sequence GTGAAGCGTTCTTTCAATAAGGAATGCTCCGTCGCCCGTGCCATGGAGGTCGTTGGCGACCGCTGGTCGATCCTGCTGCTGCGGGAAGCCTATTACGGCATCAGGCGGTTCGACGAGTTTCAGTACTATCTTGGCGTTGCGCCGAACATTCTCAGCGCGCGGTTGAAGAAGTTCGTTGATCTCGGCATGATGACGCGCGTGCCGTTGCCGCAGCATGGTGGGCGTTACGATTATGTCTTGACCAAAAAGGGCCGCGATTTTTTTCCGACTTATCTGGCTCTCAAGAAGTGGGGCGATGACTGGCTTGCCGAGCCGGCGGGGCCACAGGTCGTGTTCAGGGATCGCAGCAGTGGGCGGCAAATCGAATACCCCACCCCGCTGTCGGCGCGCGGCAAGCCCTTGGAGCTCGAAGACATCGAAATTGTTGCGGGCTCTGGCGCCGTGCCTTTCAACCGAAAGCGTTTTGGCGCTCAGCGCCCGCTCGCAAAGGTCAAGCCAGATCGGGCGGGTCGAGTTCCGCGCAAATCCGTATCCGACAAGGACAAATAA
- a CDS encoding NnrS family protein gives MALFAVRQRAARCVGRDLAENSRSKVQIMSVSRLRDYRGPALFSYGFRPFFFFGSVYAGAIILVWLPVFYGQLKLSTAFAPRDWHVHEMLFGYIAAVVAGFLLTAVPNWTGRLPLQGRPLILLFSTWVAGRIAVSISAWIGWAPAAAIDSVFLILLAASAAREIIAGKKWGNLMIVAIISLLAAGNLAFHLEAHFSGLAEYTTRGGIAVVISLIALIGGRIIPSFTRNWLAKRSPGQMPAPFGRFDAATIGLSAFVLLFWVVRPLDRTTGGLLLLCGGMHLIRLVRWSGYRTFSDRLVLILHIAYAFIPVGFILSALSAFDLVAPGAGIHAWTGGAIGTMTLAVMSRATLGHAGQRLEASPATQLIYAAVIIAALARVCAVLETDHAGVLLVVAGIAWAVAFLGFAAAYSAAFWLPRRP, from the coding sequence GTGGCGCTGTTTGCGGTTCGACAAAGAGCCGCGCGTTGCGTTGGCCGCGATTTAGCTGAGAACAGCCGAAGTAAGGTCCAAATCATGTCAGTATCGCGCTTGAGAGATTATCGCGGCCCCGCCTTATTTTCGTATGGCTTCCGGCCGTTCTTCTTTTTTGGGTCCGTCTATGCCGGCGCCATCATCCTGGTGTGGCTGCCGGTGTTTTACGGTCAACTGAAGCTCAGTACTGCGTTCGCGCCGCGGGACTGGCATGTCCATGAGATGCTGTTTGGATATATCGCGGCCGTCGTCGCCGGTTTTCTGCTGACGGCGGTGCCGAACTGGACAGGCAGGCTGCCGCTGCAGGGCAGGCCTTTGATCCTGCTGTTCTCGACCTGGGTAGCGGGCCGCATTGCGGTCAGCATTTCGGCCTGGATTGGCTGGGCTCCGGCCGCGGCGATCGATTCGGTGTTTCTCATTCTGCTGGCGGCTTCCGCCGCGCGCGAGATCATTGCGGGCAAGAAGTGGGGCAATCTCATGATCGTCGCCATCATCAGCCTGCTCGCCGCCGGCAATCTGGCGTTTCACCTGGAGGCGCACTTCTCAGGGTTGGCGGAATACACCACCCGTGGCGGCATCGCTGTGGTGATCAGCCTCATTGCGCTGATCGGTGGGCGGATAATCCCAAGCTTTACCCGCAACTGGCTGGCAAAACGAAGTCCAGGCCAAATGCCGGCGCCATTCGGCCGCTTCGATGCTGCGACCATCGGCTTGAGCGCGTTCGTGCTCTTGTTTTGGGTTGTGCGACCACTGGATCGGACCACTGGCGGATTGTTGCTGCTATGCGGCGGCATGCACCTTATCCGCCTCGTGCGCTGGAGCGGATACCGGACATTTTCCGATCGACTGGTGCTGATCCTGCACATCGCCTATGCGTTCATTCCGGTGGGCTTCATCCTCTCGGCGCTCAGCGCCTTCGATCTCGTGGCGCCCGGTGCCGGAATCCACGCATGGACGGGTGGGGCGATCGGCACCATGACGCTCGCTGTCATGAGCCGGGCCACGCTCGGTCATGCGGGGCAGCGGCTTGAGGCGTCGCCTGCGACGCAACTGATCTATGCTGCCGTGATTATTGCAGCCCTCGCGCGGGTCTGCGCCGTGCTGGAAACGGACCACGCCGGTGTTCTGTTGGTAGTTGCCGGCATCGCCTGGGCCGTGGCGTTTCTCGGATTTGCTGCGGCTTATTCGGCGGCGTTCTGGTTACCGCGGCGGCCCTGA
- a CDS encoding copper chaperone PCu(A)C: protein MRNVAFGLASGIACWALLAPAAAGEVSVGNLVITQAWSRATPGGASVAGGYLTIENKGLLPDRLLSGASDAARKVEIHEMAQDKGIMTMRPIEGGLFIEAGKTVKFEPGGRHLMFIGLAAPFREGEQVPVSLAFEAAGKVTVPFAVQGIGARAPDPLTKVELQRPALPAAADDPDEAFFTHFCDPKAMANITVSPGRAGPVEIAIQLEDGDEQPLTTAQGVSVTLANPDKGIAPVTVIAEHVGGDKWVARMDAPQSGRWSLDLGIKLSATDGVQIAAPILIR from the coding sequence ATGAGAAATGTCGCATTCGGACTTGCCAGTGGAATTGCCTGCTGGGCGCTGCTTGCGCCCGCCGCCGCCGGCGAAGTCAGTGTTGGCAATCTCGTGATCACCCAGGCTTGGAGCCGCGCCACGCCGGGTGGCGCGTCAGTTGCGGGCGGCTATCTCACCATCGAGAACAAAGGGTTGCTGCCCGATCGTCTGTTGTCGGGCGCAAGCGACGCCGCCAGGAAAGTCGAAATTCACGAGATGGCCCAGGACAAGGGCATCATGACCATGCGCCCGATCGAAGGGGGTTTGTTCATCGAAGCCGGCAAGACGGTGAAGTTCGAGCCCGGCGGCCGGCACCTGATGTTCATCGGACTTGCCGCCCCGTTCAGGGAAGGCGAGCAGGTACCGGTTTCGCTGGCGTTTGAGGCGGCCGGCAAGGTCACGGTGCCGTTTGCGGTCCAGGGAATTGGCGCCCGCGCGCCGGATCCCCTGACCAAGGTGGAGTTACAGCGGCCCGCGCTACCAGCGGCGGCCGATGATCCCGACGAGGCCTTCTTCACGCATTTCTGCGACCCGAAGGCGATGGCCAATATCACGGTGTCCCCGGGCCGCGCCGGTCCGGTCGAGATCGCAATCCAGCTCGAGGACGGTGACGAGCAACCGCTCACCACGGCCCAAGGCGTATCGGTGACGCTCGCCAATCCGGACAAGGGCATCGCACCGGTGACTGTCATCGCCGAGCATGTCGGCGGTGACAAATGGGTGGCGCGGATGGATGCGCCGCAATCGGGCCGCTGGTCGCTTGATCTCGGCATCAAACTATCGGCGACCGACGGGGTCCAAATCGCGGCCCCGATCCTGATCAGATAG
- a CDS encoding helix-turn-helix domain-containing protein, translating into MHTQTITAPAAKILNAPRTLLPPSGDQFSVIASCSGVIATEFSFGKDEEIYGEGEPAEYVYQVIRGAVRTYKLLNDGRRQIGAFHLAGDVFGLDPGSVHRLTAEAITDTTVRLVKRRSLEAAAGSNVRVAHNLWTMTAGDLRHAEDHMLLLGCKTAMEKVATFLLEMDRRLAKAGMLALPMCRRDIGDYLGLTLETVSRALSQLNDQGVLVFSSARQIVLRNRQRLADMDA; encoded by the coding sequence ATGCATACCCAGACAATCACCGCCCCGGCAGCCAAGATTCTCAACGCTCCGCGCACCCTGCTTCCGCCGTCGGGCGACCAGTTCAGCGTCATCGCGAGCTGTTCGGGCGTGATCGCGACCGAATTTTCCTTTGGGAAGGACGAGGAAATCTACGGCGAGGGCGAGCCCGCAGAGTACGTCTATCAAGTAATCCGTGGTGCGGTTCGTACCTACAAACTATTGAACGATGGGCGACGCCAGATCGGCGCGTTCCATTTGGCTGGCGACGTCTTCGGCCTCGATCCCGGTTCCGTCCATCGCCTGACTGCCGAAGCCATCACCGATACCACCGTCCGCCTGGTGAAACGGCGCAGCCTCGAGGCGGCCGCCGGATCGAATGTCAGGGTCGCCCACAATCTCTGGACCATGACCGCAGGTGATCTGCGGCATGCCGAAGATCATATGTTGCTGCTCGGCTGCAAAACCGCGATGGAAAAAGTCGCCACGTTCCTGCTGGAAATGGACCGTCGGCTCGCCAAAGCCGGCATGTTGGCGCTGCCGATGTGTCGCCGCGATATCGGAGATTATCTCGGCCTTACCCTGGAAACCGTGTCGCGGGCGCTTTCGCAACTCAACGACCAGGGTGTGCTGGTGTTTTCGAGCGCCCGCCAGATCGTGCTGCGCAACCGCCAGCGGCTTGCAGACATGGACGCTTGA
- a CDS encoding response regulator transcription factor, whose amino-acid sequence MIDARHKPSDHTGLGSPPRKSLIYVVDDDYDVLTSLRFLLETEGFDVRTFSTGSALLGSSTRHGADCLVVDYKMAGIDGLELAHRLRDLDVNTPIVLITGYPDENITTKASSAGVRQVLLKPNLEDSLVECVRNAINPGCAGSA is encoded by the coding sequence ATGATAGATGCCCGCCACAAACCATCCGACCATACCGGGCTCGGCTCACCGCCCAGGAAATCCCTGATTTACGTCGTCGACGATGACTACGACGTGCTGACGTCGTTGCGATTTCTTCTGGAGACGGAGGGTTTTGACGTCCGCACATTCAGCACCGGTTCGGCGTTGCTGGGGTCGTCGACCCGGCACGGCGCAGATTGCCTCGTGGTCGACTACAAGATGGCGGGGATCGACGGGCTGGAGTTGGCCCACAGGCTGCGGGATCTCGACGTCAACACGCCGATCGTTCTGATTACGGGTTATCCGGACGAAAACATAACGACGAAAGCAAGTTCCGCCGGGGTGCGTCAGGTCCTGCTCAAGCCCAATCTCGAGGACAGCCTGGTCGAATGCGTTCGAAATGCCATCAATCCGGGCTGTGCAGGCTCTGCGTGA
- the fixJ gene encoding response regulator FixJ, which translates to MSQGGKVYVIDDDPAMRDSLDFLLGSAGFSVRLFDSAQVFLNELPRLEAGCVVTDIRMPGIDGMELLRQLNPAFGARKLPVIIMTGHGDVPLAVEAMKLGALDFLEKPFEDDRLIGMIETALSRNESGSKGEALTADMAARVASLTQRERQVMQGLVAGQSNKVIAKEYDISPRTVEVYRANVMTKMQASNLSELVRFAVRAGIIED; encoded by the coding sequence ATGTCGCAGGGCGGTAAGGTCTATGTCATCGATGATGATCCGGCGATGCGCGACTCGCTGGATTTCCTGCTCGGCTCGGCCGGTTTCAGCGTGCGCCTGTTCGATTCGGCGCAGGTTTTTCTGAACGAACTTCCGAGGCTGGAGGCCGGCTGCGTGGTGACGGATATCCGGATGCCGGGCATCGACGGCATGGAATTGCTGCGTCAGCTGAATCCCGCCTTCGGCGCCCGAAAGCTTCCAGTCATCATCATGACCGGCCACGGCGACGTTCCCCTGGCCGTTGAGGCCATGAAGCTTGGCGCGCTCGACTTTCTCGAAAAGCCGTTCGAGGATGACCGGCTGATCGGCATGATCGAGACCGCCCTCTCGCGGAACGAAAGCGGCTCGAAAGGCGAAGCGCTCACGGCCGACATGGCCGCAAGGGTCGCCTCGCTCACTCAGCGGGAACGTCAAGTGATGCAGGGTCTGGTGGCCGGTCAATCGAACAAGGTGATCGCCAAGGAATACGACATCAGTCCCCGCACGGTGGAGGTCTATCGGGCCAACGTCATGACCAAGATGCAGGCGAGTAACCTTTCGGAATTGGTCAGATTTGCGGTCCGGGCCGGGATCATCGAGGATTGA
- the fixL gene encoding sensor protein FixL — protein MIDVDRRFRSQDPFDQNVRSGIEGSGVGTWDLEFSTLELTWSNTTRKLFGVAPEKPVDYDLFLSLLDPQDRDRTAKAVQQSIDTGCNFDVQYRIHRHSDAGHWVRALGAIVSGADGRPARLSGIMIDIDHEKRLEDDLRTRERHFRSILDTVPDAMIVIDKHGVMQFFSSAAERQFGYTEPEAIGNNISTLMPEPDRSRHDGYLARYLKTGERHIIGIGRIVTGMRKDGTTFPMHLTIGEMHSGGEPHFTGFVRDLTEQQQTQARLQELQSELVHVSRLSAMGEMASALAHELNQPLSAISNYMKGSRRLLAGSTDVNAPKIEAALDRAAEQAIRAGDIIRRLRNFVAREASEKRVESLSKLIEEAGALGLTGAREQGVLLRFKLDPTCDQVLADRVQIQQVLVNLFRNALEAMAGSTHRELIASNSKAADDMVEIAVSDTGHGFGGDTHVNLFQPFFTTKETGMGVGLSISRTIIETHGGRMWAETNGAGGATFRFTLPTGSAKEVNDVAGR, from the coding sequence ATGATCGACGTCGACCGACGGTTTCGCAGTCAAGATCCGTTCGATCAAAACGTGCGCAGCGGCATCGAAGGATCCGGCGTTGGCACCTGGGATCTTGAATTTTCGACCCTTGAATTGACCTGGTCCAATACCACACGGAAGCTGTTCGGCGTCGCACCGGAAAAACCCGTCGACTACGACCTGTTTCTTTCCCTGCTGGATCCACAGGATCGCGATCGCACCGCGAAGGCGGTGCAGCAGTCGATCGATACCGGGTGCAATTTCGACGTGCAGTACCGCATACACCGGCACTCGGATGCTGGTCACTGGGTGCGTGCGCTCGGCGCTATCGTCAGCGGCGCCGATGGCCGACCGGCGCGGCTGAGCGGCATCATGATCGACATCGATCATGAGAAGCGCCTCGAGGATGACCTAAGGACACGTGAGAGGCACTTTCGTTCTATTTTGGACACGGTCCCCGATGCGATGATCGTGATTGACAAGCATGGCGTCATGCAGTTTTTCAGTAGCGCTGCCGAACGGCAATTTGGCTACACCGAACCCGAAGCAATCGGGAACAATATCAGCACGCTGATGCCGGAGCCGGATCGTAGCCGCCATGACGGTTACCTCGCCCGCTACCTGAAGACAGGCGAACGGCACATCATCGGCATCGGCCGCATCGTGACCGGGATGCGCAAGGACGGCACCACCTTTCCAATGCACCTCACCATCGGTGAGATGCACTCGGGCGGAGAGCCTCACTTTACGGGTTTCGTGCGCGACCTCACCGAGCAGCAACAGACACAGGCGAGGCTGCAGGAACTGCAATCCGAACTCGTTCACGTATCGCGCCTCAGCGCGATGGGCGAGATGGCGTCCGCACTTGCCCACGAACTCAATCAGCCGCTTTCGGCCATCAGCAATTACATGAAGGGATCACGCCGCCTGCTGGCGGGCAGCACCGACGTCAACGCGCCGAAGATCGAGGCCGCGCTCGACCGTGCCGCGGAGCAGGCGATCCGCGCGGGCGACATCATCCGTCGATTGCGCAACTTCGTCGCGCGCGAGGCATCGGAGAAACGCGTAGAGAGTCTGTCGAAGCTGATCGAGGAGGCCGGTGCGCTTGGGCTCACCGGGGCTCGCGAACAAGGAGTACTCCTGCGCTTCAAGCTCGACCCGACATGCGACCAGGTGCTCGCCGACAGGGTCCAGATTCAGCAGGTTCTGGTCAATCTTTTCCGCAACGCGCTGGAAGCGATGGCCGGTTCGACGCACCGCGAGCTGATCGCCTCCAACTCCAAGGCCGCCGATGATATGGTTGAAATTGCCGTGTCGGATACCGGACACGGATTCGGCGGTGATACCCATGTCAACCTGTTTCAACCGTTCTTTACGACCAAGGAAACCGGCATGGGCGTCGGCCTTTCGATCAGCCGGACCATCATCGAAACCCATGGCGGCCGGATGTGGGCGGAGACAAATGGCGCAGGTGGCGCGACCTTTCGATTCACCCTGCCCACTGGATCTGCCAAGGAAGTGAACGATGTCGCAGGGCGGTAA
- a CDS encoding HPP family protein gives MHKFLEATAGQYMTRAVKTVARDTTMRELKNMFDDGDFNAFPVRESGEVVGLVTKFDFLKCFAFHPGRMVPAYDDLLSRTVADVMTPEFIYVDPATKLTRVLQLMVDHRMKSIPVLDAEQRLAGIIAREDVMRALAASTAHS, from the coding sequence GTGCATAAGTTCCTCGAGGCGACCGCCGGACAGTATATGACGCGTGCGGTGAAGACCGTGGCGCGCGATACGACGATGCGCGAACTCAAGAACATGTTCGACGACGGCGATTTCAACGCTTTTCCGGTTCGCGAAAGCGGCGAGGTCGTCGGCTTGGTGACCAAATTCGACTTTCTGAAGTGTTTCGCTTTCCATCCCGGTCGCATGGTTCCGGCCTATGATGATCTGCTGTCACGGACGGTCGCCGACGTGATGACGCCGGAATTCATCTATGTCGATCCCGCGACCAAGCTGACACGGGTATTGCAGCTGATGGTGGACCATCGGATGAAGAGCATTCCCGTGCTGGATGCCGAACAACGGCTAGCGGGGATCATCGCCCGCGAAGACGTCATGCGGGCACTGGCGGCGAGCACCGCGCACAGCTAG
- a CDS encoding CBS domain-containing protein: protein MRAHQIMTRSVISVTPDATILEAANVMLRWHVSGLPVVDATGKLVGIVSEGDFLRRSEIGTQRKRGRWLKFLLGAGETATNFVHENGRKISEVMTRDPRTITEDTPLEEIVMSMENNAVKRLPVMRGEKLVGIVSRANLLQAVAGLAREIPDPTADDDHIRNRIIDALERKDWCPFGLNVMVRDGIVHLSGVITEERSRQAAVVGAENVAGVKKVHDHLCWVDTMSGMYLESPEDADLAKAS from the coding sequence ATGCGCGCCCATCAGATCATGACCCGTTCCGTCATTTCTGTGACCCCGGATGCCACCATTCTCGAAGCCGCGAATGTCATGCTGCGGTGGCATGTCAGCGGACTTCCGGTGGTCGATGCAACCGGCAAGCTCGTCGGCATCGTCTCGGAAGGCGATTTCCTTCGCCGCAGCGAAATCGGCACGCAGCGCAAACGCGGCCGGTGGCTCAAATTCTTGCTCGGCGCCGGCGAAACGGCGACCAATTTCGTTCACGAAAATGGCCGCAAAATATCCGAGGTCATGACCAGAGATCCGCGCACCATCACCGAGGACACGCCACTCGAGGAAATCGTGATGTCGATGGAAAACAACGCCGTCAAGCGCCTGCCGGTGATGCGCGGCGAAAAGCTCGTCGGGATCGTGTCGCGTGCCAATCTGCTGCAGGCGGTCGCAGGCCTCGCCCGCGAAATTCCCGACCCGACCGCCGACGATGATCACATTCGCAACCGCATCATCGATGCTCTGGAAAGGAAAGACTGGTGTCCGTTTGGCCTCAATGTCATGGTGCGCGACGGGATCGTCCACCTCAGCGGCGTCATCACCGAGGAGCGTTCACGGCAGGCAGCGGTCGTCGGCGCGGAGAACGTCGCCGGCGTGAAGAAGGTTCACGATCATCTGTGCTGGGTCGACACCATGTCCGGGATGTATCTGGAATCCCCGGAAGACGCCGATTTGGCAAAGGCCAGTTAG
- a CDS encoding cytochrome c codes for MIGRILAPLALILITLTPAVAASPDEQRGRTFALNNCARCHAVDRVSQSSLKIAPPFRILHKRYPIETLAESLAEGIQTGHPTMPTFQLDPDQIHDLLTYLKTLE; via the coding sequence ATGATCGGACGAATTCTGGCGCCCCTGGCACTGATACTCATCACGTTGACGCCGGCCGTGGCGGCTTCACCTGACGAGCAGCGTGGCCGGACCTTCGCGCTGAATAATTGCGCGCGATGTCATGCCGTCGATCGGGTGAGCCAAAGCTCGCTCAAGATCGCGCCGCCGTTCCGGATACTGCACAAGCGCTATCCGATAGAAACCCTGGCTGAGTCGCTTGCCGAAGGTATCCAGACCGGCCATCCGACCATGCCGACGTTCCAGCTCGATCCCGATCAGATTCACGACCTGCTAACGTATCTGAAGACTCTCGAATAG